A portion of the Gouania willdenowi unplaced genomic scaffold, fGouWil2.1 scaffold_296_arrow_ctg1, whole genome shotgun sequence genome contains these proteins:
- the LOC114459316 gene encoding protein NLRC3-like: EDNIISFVKAELKHMQKIVDGDDPECSESQMEGEDEEQRRSREAFLKITLYFLKRMKQEELAERLQSRTKAPQYQRELKSKLKKKFQCVSEGVAKAGSPTLLKEIYTELYITEGGGGEVNQEHEVMQIETASRRSDTAERAITLEELFKAPPGRPRPIRTVMTKGVAGIGKTLLTHKFTVDWAEDKAQQEVHYTFPLTFRELNVLRERSFSLVGLVDHFFSGSKEAGICSFQDYLVLFILDGLDECRLTLDFLSTQTLTDVSESTSVEVLLINLIRGELLPSALLWITTRPAAANQIPPECVDMVTEVRGFTDPQKDEYFRRRSTDEEQVSRIISHIRTCRSLHIMCHIPLFCWITATVLEDILKSREKGELPRTLTQIYSHYVVLQNKVKMVKFDRGAATDPHWSPQSREMMESLGKLAFEQLQKGKLIFYESDLTECGMDLRAASVCSGVFTQVFREESSLYQDKVFTFIHLSLQEFLAALHVHQTFISSKVNLLEHQPLKKNSWMSLFKRTTLNLLHQCAVDEALQSPNGHLDLFLRFLLGLSLPTNQRLLQGLLTQTRSDSLTNQKTVEYIKKKLRESLSTERSINLFHCLNEVNDHSLLEEIQQYMKSGRLSTEQLSPAQWSALVFILLSSQEHLDVFDLKSFSPSEEAFLKLLPVIKASKKAELSFCGLSERSCAALSSVLSSQSSSVKHLDLSNNDLQDSGVKLLCEGLKSPHCKLDSLRSVDHMFHQHCPVPCLLTCFLSCGCFSESSLSGCVITEVGGASLAAALSSNSSSVRELDLSY, translated from the exons gaggacaacattatcagctttgttaaggctgaactcaaacacatgcagaagattgtggatggagatgatccagagtgctcagagagtcagatggagggtgaagatgaggagcagaggaggagcagggaggcctttctgaagatcacactgtatttcctgaagaggatgaagcaggaggagctggctgagcgtctgcagagca gaacaaaAGCTCCTCAATACCAACGTGAGCTGAAGTCCAAGCTGAAGAAGAagttccagtgtgtgtctgagggcgtggctaaagcaggaagtccaaccctcctgaaggagatctacacagagctctacatcacagagggagggggtggagaggtcaaccaggaacatgaggtcatgcagatagaaacagcatccaggagatcagacacagcagaaagagccatcacactagaagagctctttaaagcccctcctggaagacctcgaccaatcaggacagtgatgacaaagggcgtggctggcattgggaaaacactcttaacacacaagttcactgtGGACTGGGCTGAAGACAAAGCCCAGCAGGAGGTCCACTACACATTCCCACTGACCTTCAGAGAGCTGAATGTGCTGAGGGAGAGGAGCTTCAGCTTGGTGGGacttgttgatcacttcttctctggaagcAAAGAAGCAGGAATCTGCAGTTTCCAGGATTACctggttttgttcatcttggatggtctggatgagtgtcggctcactctggacttcctcagcactcagaccctgactgatgtctcagagtccacctcagtggaggttctgctgataaacctcatcagaggagaacTGCTTCCATCAGCCCTCCTCTGGATAACTACACggcctgcagcagccaatcagatccctcCTGAGTGTGTGGACATGGTGACAGAAGTCAGAGGGTTCACTGACCCTCAGAAGGACGAGTACTTCAGGAGGAGGtccacagatgaggagcaggtcagcaggatcatatcccacatcaggacgtgtcgtagcctccacatcatgtgccacatcccactcttctgctggatcactgctacagttctggaggacattttgaagagcagagagaagggagagctgcccaggactctgactcagatctacagccactatgtggtccttcagaacaaagtcaagatggtgaagtttgatagaggagctgccacagatccacactggagtccacagagcagggagatgatggagtctctgggaaaactggcttttgagcagctgcagaaaggaaagctgatcttctatgagagtgacctgacagagtgtggcatggacctcagagcagcctcagtgtgctcaggAGTGTTCACACAGGTATTCAGAGAAGAGAGCAGCCTGTACCAGGACAAGGTGTTCACCTTCATCCACCTGAGCCTTCAGGAGTTTCTGGCTGCTCTTCATGTCCATCAGACCTTCATCAGCTCTAAAGTCAACCTGCTGGAACATCAACCACTGAAGAAAAACTCATGGAtgtctttatttaaaagaacaacTCTGAACCTTCTCCATCAGTGCGCTGTAGACGAGGCCTTACAGAGTCCAAACGGACACTTGGACTTGTTCCTCCGCTTCCTGCTGGGTCTTTCACtaccgaccaatcagaggctcctCCAAGGCCTGCTGACACAGACAAGAAGTGACTCACTGACCAATCAGAAAACAGTTGAATACATCAAGAAGAAGCTGAGAGAGAGTttgtccacagagagaagcatcaACCTGTTCCACTGTCTGAATGAAGTGAATGATCACTCTCTGCTGGAGGAGATCCAACAGTACATGAAATCAGGACGTCTCTCCACAGAGCAactgtctcctgctcagtggtcagctctggtcttcatcttactgtcatcgcaagaacatctggatgtctttgacctgaagagtttctctccttcagaggaaGCTTTTCTAAAGCTGCTCCCAGTGATCAAAGCCTCCAAGAAAGCTGA gttgagtttctgtggtctctcagagagaagctgtgcagctctgtcctcagtcctcagctctcagtcctccagtgtgaaacatctggacctgagtaacaatgatctgcaggattcaggagtgaagctgctgtgtgaaggactgaagagtcctcactgtaaactggactctctcaggtcagtggatcacatgttccatcaacattgtcctgttccttgtctcctcacttgtttcctgagttgtggatgtttttctgaatccagtctgtcaggttgtgtcatcacagaggtgggcggggcttcactggcagcagctttgagctccaactcctccagtgtgagagagctggacctgagctac